One Candidatus Krumholzibacteriia bacterium genomic region harbors:
- a CDS encoding M6 family metalloprotease domain-containing protein, producing MPPPAPGNSRGLPASVREELRRDPGLFYPRQGFRSVVERQKLQRRQLVRELERKGHSRSSAETIASSRITTTRFCPVLAGIYADKPAPDWPVTDLVDELFSLEYGATNPLGQPGSMREHYRDMSYGTFDLQGGVFGWFPLPEPGLFYTGDDNGLGTSAASGEAGAFIRHTLQAADPTLDFRIYDNDGPDNVPNSGDDDGKVDLVMFVHPNEGGECGGSEIWSHSFSYSGWTQHGQPFVTNDIGANGQPLLVDDYVIMPALSCFAGRIEIGVFSHEFGHALGLPDLYDRTAYDPAGQVSTGGMGLYCLMAAGAYGGDYAHPATPTQMCAWSKEELGWLAPREVVCDETAPLYYQGDAAEAVKLWRGGDYSQNEWFLVENRQRKKWDQYLLGTGFLITHIDNNVLTQNDESCPTGNPCLTGHYQVMVIEADNQWEMQTAAPPVVGPWFGESEDFFSAENNANWDDTTLPSSRDHAGAATGVSVRNIGPSSQKMLASFSVGQVCDTTPSLSVSFSRVSGGCDLDGFVDPGENVSLAVTIRNGPTAAPATGITGTLTSQNPMLSVVQGSAQFPDLGRGRVGSTIVPFRIHGNPGAFCGATASLALDLAAAGGYSVTQNILVQLAVDSLFVAISPFVDDMESGTENGWQHGSTINEDDWSHNTNGNHTFGAIPGHSWFSVAPPTGKDVTLEPPAFVPSATTVVTFWHRYDTENDWDGCLLELSLDGGESWIDVGDQTDVGYDDAVMVNPQSSISGRRCWNGMNASYPLFDAVNLAMAPWQGQTCLLRFRMATDLASSGVVLPGWNLDDYQVTHAAILRQQCEATALCTGAETDAPIFAGLETASNPNTPACDVADLKWQAASDMSPPVTYLIYASSSSPVPTVTPIASTSLLKHRVTGLTPNATYYFVVRARDSQGNVDANVVERNVTLACDAPDLVIDAVQVAEVAGCDGDGRPDGGESLSLAVTVRNAGGTHAKAVGATLRSLSNHLSVEHPTSGYGDLDAQHFEGGDQPFAIRVSSQTPCLTTATLALDLSAEGGYTVTRTFDLELESNRELVPLQFFDDMEGTAPNGFTHAALSGVDDWGYTTSAAYSPTHAWFASDSPAIKNIVLVSPLLYVSPTSVLSFRHQYVLEDGYDGAVLEISADGGATWQDIGNTYNSTRVPVNPNGSPFARGTLFWSGNSNGFQMVTVNLGGMTAPLGQPLYAGKSVLVRWRLGCNAANLTPAEGWWLDEISLTDSGTFETVCDGTPACGTTDLTENRTPRLTVLEQNRPNPMNPATTIHYAVAPEDAGHVRLTIYNVAGRVVRRLVDSWQEEGAYRVTWNGIDATGTRVASGLYIYELQVGTRRLTRKLAVLQ from the coding sequence ATGCCGCCACCAGCGCCCGGAAACAGCCGCGGCCTGCCCGCTTCGGTACGGGAGGAGCTGCGCCGAGACCCAGGACTCTTCTACCCTCGCCAAGGTTTTCGCAGCGTGGTGGAGCGCCAGAAGTTGCAACGACGCCAGCTCGTCCGCGAGCTCGAGCGCAAGGGGCACTCCCGCAGCTCGGCCGAGACGATCGCCTCGTCGCGCATCACCACGACGCGCTTCTGCCCGGTTCTTGCCGGCATCTACGCCGACAAGCCTGCCCCCGACTGGCCCGTGACCGATCTCGTGGACGAGCTCTTCAGCCTCGAGTACGGCGCCACCAACCCGCTCGGCCAGCCTGGGTCGATGCGCGAGCACTATCGGGACATGTCGTACGGCACCTTCGATCTACAGGGCGGCGTGTTCGGCTGGTTCCCCCTGCCCGAGCCCGGCCTGTTCTACACCGGCGACGACAATGGCCTGGGAACGAGCGCCGCGTCGGGGGAGGCCGGTGCCTTCATCCGCCACACGCTGCAGGCCGCGGACCCGACGCTCGATTTCCGCATCTACGACAATGACGGGCCCGACAACGTCCCCAACTCCGGCGATGACGACGGCAAGGTGGACCTCGTCATGTTCGTGCACCCGAACGAAGGCGGCGAATGCGGTGGCAGCGAGATCTGGTCGCACTCCTTCTCGTACTCCGGCTGGACCCAGCACGGCCAGCCCTTTGTCACCAACGACATCGGCGCCAACGGCCAGCCCCTCCTGGTCGACGACTACGTGATCATGCCGGCGCTGTCCTGCTTCGCCGGCCGCATCGAGATCGGCGTCTTCAGCCACGAGTTCGGCCACGCCCTCGGGCTGCCGGACCTCTACGACCGCACGGCCTACGACCCGGCGGGACAGGTGAGCACCGGCGGGATGGGCCTGTATTGCCTCATGGCCGCTGGCGCGTACGGCGGCGACTATGCTCACCCAGCCACGCCGACGCAGATGTGCGCTTGGAGCAAGGAGGAACTCGGCTGGCTCGCACCGCGCGAGGTCGTCTGCGACGAGACGGCGCCGCTCTATTACCAGGGCGACGCGGCAGAGGCCGTGAAGCTCTGGCGCGGCGGGGATTACTCGCAGAACGAGTGGTTCCTGGTGGAGAACCGGCAGCGCAAGAAGTGGGACCAGTACCTTCTTGGCACCGGTTTTCTGATCACGCACATAGACAACAACGTCCTGACGCAGAATGACGAGTCCTGCCCAACGGGCAACCCGTGCCTGACCGGTCATTATCAGGTGATGGTGATCGAGGCCGATAACCAGTGGGAGATGCAAACAGCGGCGCCGCCCGTCGTGGGCCCGTGGTTCGGCGAGTCGGAGGATTTCTTCAGCGCCGAGAACAACGCCAACTGGGACGATACGACGTTGCCCTCGTCGCGCGATCATGCCGGCGCCGCCACCGGAGTCAGCGTGCGCAACATCGGACCGAGCAGCCAGAAGATGCTGGCGAGCTTCAGCGTGGGTCAGGTCTGCGACACTACGCCATCGCTCTCCGTGTCTTTCTCCCGTGTCTCCGGAGGCTGCGATCTGGACGGCTTCGTCGATCCCGGCGAAAACGTGAGCCTCGCGGTCACGATCCGCAACGGGCCCACAGCGGCCCCGGCGACCGGGATCACCGGCACCCTCACCAGCCAGAATCCCATGCTCTCCGTGGTGCAGGGGTCGGCGCAGTTCCCGGACCTCGGGCGCGGCAGGGTCGGCAGCACGATCGTGCCGTTCCGTATCCACGGGAACCCAGGCGCCTTCTGTGGCGCCACTGCCTCGCTGGCCCTCGATCTGGCGGCGGCGGGAGGCTACTCGGTAACCCAGAACATCCTCGTCCAGCTCGCCGTCGATTCGCTCTTCGTGGCGATTTCGCCCTTCGTGGACGACATGGAGTCAGGGACGGAGAACGGCTGGCAGCATGGCTCCACCATCAACGAAGACGACTGGTCCCACAACACGAACGGCAACCACACGTTCGGCGCCATCCCCGGCCACTCCTGGTTCAGCGTCGCCCCGCCCACGGGCAAGGACGTCACGCTCGAACCCCCGGCCTTCGTGCCGTCTGCCACCACGGTGGTAACGTTCTGGCACCGGTACGACACGGAGAACGACTGGGACGGCTGCCTTCTCGAGCTGTCGCTGGACGGCGGCGAAAGCTGGATCGATGTCGGTGACCAGACCGACGTCGGGTACGACGACGCGGTCATGGTCAACCCGCAGTCTTCCATCTCGGGTCGGCGGTGCTGGAACGGCATGAACGCCAGCTACCCGCTCTTCGACGCCGTGAACCTGGCGATGGCGCCCTGGCAAGGCCAGACTTGCCTGCTGCGCTTCCGGATGGCCACCGACCTGGCTTCCTCCGGGGTCGTGCTTCCCGGCTGGAACCTCGACGACTACCAGGTGACCCATGCCGCGATCCTGCGCCAGCAGTGCGAGGCCACAGCGCTCTGCACAGGCGCCGAGACGGACGCCCCCATCTTCGCCGGGCTCGAAACGGCCAGCAACCCCAACACGCCGGCTTGCGATGTTGCCGACCTCAAGTGGCAGGCGGCGAGCGACATGAGCCCGCCCGTAACCTATCTCATCTACGCTTCCTCCTCCTCCCCGGTACCGACGGTGACGCCGATCGCCTCCACCAGTCTGCTCAAGCATCGCGTCACCGGTCTCACCCCCAACGCCACCTATTACTTCGTGGTGCGGGCGCGCGACAGCCAGGGGAACGTCGACGCCAACGTGGTGGAACGCAACGTGACACTTGCCTGCGACGCCCCGGATCTGGTGATCGACGCCGTGCAGGTGGCGGAGGTGGCAGGCTGCGACGGCGACGGCCGGCCTGACGGCGGCGAAAGCCTGAGCCTCGCGGTGACGGTGCGGAACGCTGGCGGCACGCACGCCAAGGCCGTGGGCGCGACGCTCCGCAGCCTCTCCAACCATCTCTCGGTGGAGCATCCGACCTCCGGTTACGGCGACCTCGACGCGCAGCACTTCGAGGGCGGCGACCAACCGTTCGCGATCCGCGTGAGCTCGCAGACGCCGTGCCTCACGACCGCCACTCTGGCGCTCGATCTCAGCGCCGAAGGCGGTTACACGGTGACGCGCACCTTCGACCTCGAGCTCGAGTCGAACCGGGAGCTGGTGCCGCTGCAGTTCTTCGATGACATGGAGGGAACCGCGCCAAATGGGTTCACCCATGCGGCCCTGAGCGGTGTCGACGACTGGGGCTATACAACGAGCGCGGCCTACAGCCCTACACACGCCTGGTTCGCCAGCGACTCTCCAGCGATCAAGAACATCGTCCTCGTCTCGCCGCTGCTCTACGTCAGCCCGACTTCCGTGCTCAGCTTCCGGCACCAGTACGTCCTCGAGGATGGGTACGACGGCGCGGTGCTGGAGATCTCCGCGGACGGCGGTGCGACCTGGCAGGACATCGGCAACACCTACAACTCGACGCGTGTGCCGGTGAACCCGAATGGCAGCCCCTTCGCCAGGGGAACGCTCTTCTGGAGCGGCAACTCGAACGGCTTCCAAATGGTGACTGTGAACCTCGGTGGCATGACGGCGCCCCTCGGCCAGCCGCTCTACGCCGGCAAGTCCGTGCTCGTCCGCTGGCGCCTCGGCTGCAACGCCGCCAACCTGACGCCGGCCGAGGGCTGGTGGCTCGATGAGATCTCGCTCACCGATTCCGGCACGTTCGAGACGGTGTGCGACGGAACTCCAGCCTGCGGCACGACGGATCTGACGGAGAACAGGACGCCGCGTCTGACGGTTCTCGAGCAGAACCGCCCGAACCCGATGAATCCGGCCACGACCATCCACTACGCCGTTGCCCCCGAGGACGCCGGGCACGTGCGGCTCACCATCTACAACGTGGCCGGGCGCGTGGTGCGTCGGCTCGTGGACTCCTGGCAGGAGGAAGGCGCCTACCGCGTCACCTGGAACGGGATCGACGCCACGGGCACACGGGTGGCGAGCGGTCTCTACATCTACGAACTGCAGGTGGGGACGCGTCGGCTGACGCGGAAGCTCGCGGTGCTGCAATAG
- a CDS encoding S8 family serine peptidase, producing the protein MESCLRRPSHWVSVFIACLALGADPSLGKQAGEGQRLGGYPMERPVASAAGRYFVAFYNPPGPSERAMVTGHGAQILHAYSLVPAYAIQAGSDAIVEAIRQDDRVHYVEPDNVMLAQGNESDPEIDESASAGDQSPPGNATQDILAAWLSQPDTEHLLFSIRVQSLAGANPQTGDGFPINGIWKLVFSLQKPGSTAADEYYVEMRKPETGPPTFGYGFIDGNFATDVGPADAGAIHVESGIIEILMTNTNFAGAPNGNAAPGAGDVLGSPYVECQQLVGATGVGGVLVNIDRAPNSGGGRSFPLQSVTAEFSVQPGSLDFGSLEAGASGTITATVTNSSSTRSLTVSNVTSNNTAFTVTPSGAVLAPGTSQGFEVSFRPPASGPYAGSLVFQHDAEGSPTSVPMQGSAFSTADGEDVPWGITTVGAPAVWERTTGRTIKVAVLDTGIDALHFDLDDRFRGGYNFVTDTPVPADGHGHGTHCAGTIAGERNGVGVVGVAPEVELYALKVLSDAGSGFESDILAAIDWCVQNDIRVASMSLGGRVPSTTGLSAYGAAFAAGLLVVAAAGNGVEGVGTPVLNFPAGYPDVLAVGAVDRTLARAQFSDFGPGLEVVAPGVDVRSTFPRGTGSEARVDHAGARLDANPLEFAATTPGITALAVDAGLGLLPSDYPPESAGNIVLVQRGGTSFADKVRAAQDAGAIGVILYNNAAGNFNGTLGTARDDTRGRDWVPAVSMSQEDGAALAALPDHPTVTIFNGRSDFTKLSGTSMACPHVSGVAALVFGSDPLLSNEQVRAIIDETATDLGAPGWDPLHGFGLVNAAAAVGRVATPPVITHLDCDDPSVSRSGGWHRVEDSRASDGHYCRNVGAGGGEAFLEFAWSGSKVEMRIARGPRGGNAEVFIDATSQGLVDFHRDPADPDKPDHSGKKDLSFGEVAAFETADGDHVFRLVVRNDSPEPQRDMIYVDEFVIHDGASSGTGNPTETSVSAAGTVAGLTDLLTGAPHLVATNSSTLLITAVLEVPDGNALSLYLLDPLGRLMAQSATHGATEVVRWIPAGGPYTFVVANSQSQPSPYHLYTISTTQMTTSDQPEIATTPPAYRLDPNVPNPFNPRTRIAFALPQGGRVRLAVYDVAGRLVQVLLNEERPAGEHLVWWDGRSKAGLDMPSGVYFYELAGGGTLATRKMTLLR; encoded by the coding sequence ATGGAATCCTGCCTTCGACGTCCCAGTCATTGGGTTTCCGTCTTCATCGCCTGTCTCGCTCTCGGGGCCGATCCCTCCCTCGGGAAGCAAGCCGGCGAAGGCCAGAGGCTCGGCGGCTATCCCATGGAGCGCCCAGTGGCGTCCGCGGCAGGGCGCTACTTCGTCGCCTTCTACAACCCACCGGGCCCAAGCGAGCGCGCCATGGTCACCGGGCATGGTGCCCAGATCCTGCATGCCTACTCGCTCGTGCCGGCCTACGCCATCCAGGCCGGGAGTGACGCCATCGTCGAGGCGATCCGCCAGGATGACCGGGTGCACTACGTCGAGCCGGACAATGTCATGCTCGCACAGGGGAACGAGAGTGACCCCGAGATCGACGAGAGTGCCAGTGCCGGGGACCAGTCGCCGCCGGGAAACGCGACTCAGGACATCCTTGCAGCTTGGCTGTCCCAGCCCGATACGGAGCACCTGCTGTTCTCGATTCGGGTGCAAAGCCTCGCCGGGGCGAACCCGCAGACAGGCGACGGCTTTCCCATCAACGGCATCTGGAAGCTCGTCTTCTCCCTGCAGAAACCCGGCAGCACCGCGGCAGACGAGTACTACGTCGAAATGCGCAAGCCCGAGACCGGACCCCCCACCTTCGGCTACGGCTTCATCGATGGCAACTTCGCCACCGATGTCGGTCCTGCCGATGCCGGGGCGATCCACGTCGAGAGCGGGATCATCGAGATCCTGATGACCAACACGAACTTCGCCGGCGCGCCGAACGGCAACGCCGCTCCGGGAGCGGGAGACGTCCTGGGGAGCCCCTACGTCGAGTGCCAGCAGCTCGTGGGCGCCACCGGCGTGGGCGGCGTGCTCGTCAACATCGATCGCGCTCCGAACAGCGGCGGCGGGCGCAGCTTCCCCTTACAGAGCGTGACGGCGGAATTCTCCGTCCAACCAGGAAGCCTGGACTTCGGCAGCCTCGAGGCTGGAGCGAGCGGGACGATCACGGCGACGGTCACCAACAGCAGCTCCACTCGCTCCCTCACCGTCTCCAACGTGACCTCCAACAACACCGCCTTCACCGTCACGCCGAGCGGAGCAGTCCTGGCGCCGGGGACGAGCCAAGGCTTCGAGGTGAGCTTTCGTCCCCCGGCGTCGGGGCCCTATGCGGGCTCCCTCGTCTTCCAACACGACGCCGAGGGTTCGCCGACCTCGGTGCCGATGCAGGGGTCGGCCTTCTCTACGGCAGACGGTGAGGACGTTCCCTGGGGCATCACGACCGTCGGCGCGCCAGCGGTCTGGGAGCGGACCACCGGGCGGACGATCAAGGTGGCTGTTCTCGACACCGGCATCGATGCGCTGCACTTCGATCTCGATGACCGTTTCCGCGGCGGTTACAACTTCGTCACCGATACACCCGTGCCGGCAGATGGCCATGGCCACGGCACGCACTGCGCCGGCACCATCGCCGGCGAGCGCAACGGCGTCGGCGTGGTCGGTGTCGCCCCCGAGGTAGAGCTCTACGCCCTAAAGGTGCTGAGCGATGCCGGCAGCGGCTTCGAATCGGACATCCTGGCCGCCATCGACTGGTGCGTGCAGAACGATATTCGCGTCGCCAGCATGAGCCTCGGCGGCAGGGTACCGAGCACCACTGGCCTCTCCGCCTACGGGGCGGCCTTCGCGGCCGGCCTGCTGGTGGTCGCCGCCGCGGGCAACGGCGTGGAGGGTGTGGGAACGCCGGTCCTCAACTTCCCCGCCGGCTATCCCGACGTGCTGGCCGTCGGAGCCGTGGATAGGACGCTCGCAAGAGCGCAGTTCTCCGACTTCGGACCAGGCCTCGAGGTCGTAGCGCCAGGGGTCGACGTCCGCTCCACCTTCCCCCGCGGCACGGGCAGTGAAGCCCGCGTCGACCACGCTGGAGCGAGGCTCGACGCCAATCCCTTGGAGTTCGCGGCCACGACCCCAGGGATCACTGCTTTGGCCGTCGATGCGGGCCTCGGGCTCCTGCCCTCGGACTACCCGCCCGAGTCCGCCGGAAACATCGTGCTGGTACAGCGCGGCGGCACGAGCTTCGCCGACAAAGTGCGAGCGGCGCAGGACGCGGGGGCCATTGGCGTCATCCTCTACAACAACGCCGCGGGCAACTTCAACGGCACCCTCGGGACTGCCCGGGACGACACGCGCGGCCGCGACTGGGTGCCTGCTGTCTCCATGTCACAGGAGGACGGCGCGGCCCTGGCCGCGTTGCCGGACCATCCGACGGTGACGATATTCAACGGCAGGAGTGACTTCACCAAGCTGAGTGGCACCTCCATGGCGTGCCCGCACGTGTCCGGCGTGGCTGCTCTGGTCTTCGGCTCCGACCCCTTGCTCTCGAACGAGCAGGTGCGCGCGATCATCGACGAAACCGCAACGGATCTCGGTGCTCCCGGATGGGATCCGCTGCATGGTTTCGGTTTGGTGAACGCCGCCGCTGCCGTGGGCCGAGTGGCCACGCCACCCGTCATCACGCATCTGGATTGCGACGACCCGAGCGTCAGCCGCAGCGGCGGCTGGCACCGCGTGGAGGACTCGCGCGCCAGTGACGGCCACTACTGCCGCAACGTCGGCGCTGGCGGGGGCGAAGCTTTCCTCGAGTTCGCCTGGTCGGGGTCGAAAGTGGAGATGCGGATCGCCCGCGGGCCGCGGGGCGGCAATGCCGAAGTCTTCATCGACGCCACCTCGCAGGGACTCGTTGACTTCCACCGTGATCCAGCGGATCCGGACAAGCCGGACCACTCCGGCAAGAAGGATCTCAGCTTCGGAGAGGTCGCTGCCTTCGAGACGGCCGATGGCGACCACGTCTTCCGTCTCGTGGTGCGGAACGACTCTCCCGAGCCGCAGAGGGACATGATCTACGTGGACGAGTTCGTCATTCATGATGGCGCCAGCAGCGGGACCGGCAACCCGACGGAGACTTCCGTTTCTGCAGCGGGCACCGTTGCTGGATTGACGGACCTTCTGACCGGCGCCCCTCACCTCGTCGCCACGAACTCGTCCACTCTTCTGATCACGGCGGTCTTGGAGGTGCCGGACGGCAACGCGCTCTCTCTCTACCTCTTGGATCCGTTGGGAAGGCTCATGGCGCAGTCGGCGACGCACGGGGCCACCGAGGTCGTGCGTTGGATCCCGGCCGGCGGCCCCTACACCTTCGTCGTCGCCAATTCACAGAGCCAGCCGAGTCCGTACCATTTGTACACGATCTCGACGACGCAGATGACAACGAGCGACCAGCCCGAGATCGCGACGACGCCTCCGGCCTACCGGCTGGACCCGAACGTGCCGAACCCGTTCAACCCCCGCACCCGCATCGCCTTCGCGCTGCCGCAAGGGGGCCGGGTTCGACTCGCCGTCTATGACGTCGCCGGCCGACTGGTTCAGGTGCTCCTGAACGAGGAGCGTCCGGCGGGAGAGCACCTGGTCTGGTGGGACGGGCGCAGCAAGGCGGGACTCGACATGCCGAGCGGCGTCTACTTCTACGAGCTCGCAGGGGGCGGAACCCTGGCGACGCGGAAAATGACACTGCTCCGCTGA
- a CDS encoding YfiR family protein, which produces MLCLLLAATAPAASQPTTPTEHQVKAAFLYNFGRFVTWPARAFADSTAPLLVGILGEDPFGTEIDAMLRGKTVEGRPVQVQRFQELRDLGPCHILFTARSDPAFLQQLFATLRGRPVLTVGESTDFTSRGGVIRFYLEENRVRFEINVRAAQRAELWISSKLLKLARIVGEESER; this is translated from the coding sequence ATGCTCTGCCTACTTCTCGCCGCGACGGCGCCCGCCGCGTCCCAGCCCACGACCCCCACGGAGCATCAGGTCAAGGCAGCGTTTCTCTACAACTTCGGTCGTTTCGTGACCTGGCCCGCGCGCGCCTTCGCCGACAGCACGGCCCCCTTGCTCGTGGGCATCCTGGGTGAGGATCCCTTCGGAACGGAAATCGACGCCATGCTGCGGGGCAAGACGGTGGAAGGCAGGCCGGTGCAGGTGCAGCGTTTCCAGGAGCTTCGGGATCTCGGTCCTTGCCACATCCTCTTCACCGCTCGGTCGGATCCCGCTTTTTTGCAACAGTTGTTCGCCACCCTGCGCGGGCGCCCGGTGCTGACCGTCGGCGAGTCGACGGATTTCACCTCTCGCGGTGGGGTCATCCGGTTCTACTTGGAAGAAAACAGGGTGCGCTTCGAGATCAACGTGCGGGCGGCGCAACGGGCCGAGCTGTGGATCAGCTCCAAGCTGCTGAAGCTGGCACGGATCGTCGGGGAGGAGTCCGAGCGCTGA